Below is a genomic region from Rosa chinensis cultivar Old Blush chromosome 5, RchiOBHm-V2, whole genome shotgun sequence.
GGTTTTAAACCATCTAGTAAAAGCCTACTATAGAGCTTCAGTGCATGATAAGGGGACTTACTCAGTATTAAACCTCTCATCATTGTATTGTAGGCAAACACATCAGGATTAGATATGCTATCAAAAGTTGATAATGCATAGTTAAAGTTTGACACTGTGACATAGGCCTGAAGAAGCCTCCCACCATTTATAGGGCGCTCAATTAGTCCTGATACAACCAATTGAGCATGAACTTGTCTTACTTCTTGAAAGTTGCTGCACATTTGAAGCAAAACGATGGGGGCCGGAATTCTCGACGAGAAGGATGGTAACTTGTTCTGGTTGGGAAGAGATGGAGTAGCAACAGCAGCCATGTGAAGTCTCCAATTGGAACAGCTATGGCCTGTTGGAAGAAAGTGATATGATTCTGCTGAAGTTTTCATTTTGGTCCCTAGTTAGTGGTGGCCTCAATTATCCAGAGCcagaaaaacaaaagtccaaGGCAACATATGATATGAAGATAATTGCATCAGGGGCCCACAGCACACAACTCCAGCTCATTTTGACACATAAATTGTAAATGAACAACTTGCAAATTTGATCTTTCAACGCGTATAAGGTTCGCTCTTTGGCATTAAACAATTTTGCAGCATATAGTAGCTGTCAAGGTATTCCACAAAAGGGAGCTTAAATATTACAAATCACAGATGTTTAACCTCAGTAACTCGGTAATTAACAAGGGATGCCTACCACAATATGGATGAAACCAGAGATGAATGAAAAAATTGTCACTCCCTCACAAGTTTTGAGAGTATACTAATCAGTGGAAAATAGTCTGGAGATTCATAGTAACCGGAAAAGCAACAATAGGAAACCAGCTGTGAGCATTAGCAATGGAGATGGAGAGGTGGTGGTATGAACCCCGTTTACATCATCAGCCAAAGTTGAAGGCGGTAATGCAGGGCATGCAAGACCCAATTTCCCCTCGTGGCACTCGTTGGCAAAAAGGCCAGGAGGGTAGTTTCCATAGAGGTTGATGTAGCTGAACATAATAGAAGCACATTCATTTGTCAAGTCGTTCAATACATCTGCATAAGGGCAAGCCAATTCCTTGAATGAAGCACAACACTGCTCAGCAGGGTATCGTGGTCCTTTGCATTGGCTTGTGATGATGGTGTAGTTCAAAAACTCAAAGTTTACTGGACAACCTGCAGATAACAGAAGACATAATCTCATCAAACTAACTACCTCTGTTAAGATGTCCAAAAAGAAGATGCAGATAAGATTGAGTTTTATGCAACCCAGAACCAAAGAAAGAGCCTAGGATGAAACAATATAAGGTTTGCTTCTAGTTCCAGAACCAAAAAAAGAACCTAATTGAATCATGGATGTTATCCTCTATTCTGTTCTATCTTTCGCTATGCCATCTATGATCCCCAACATGCTTGCTTCTAGTTCTAGCGTTCCATCTTTCTCAAAGGACCAAAAGATAAGCTTCTCGTACTATAATTGCCAAAACACTAGAAGACTAGCATCCCCACTTCTCAATAATCACATGGAATATGGGCAACTCAAATGGTATCCATAGATGCAAGGTGAGACTACACAGCATAATCAAGTTGCTAAAATCTGCCCCAGTTGCTTGGCTTCAAAATAAAGCCTGATTCCAAGATCCCTTACTTTCTTTTTCCAACACCCAAGTTAAAACTAAAGTAAACCTTGGTATGTCCATTACAGCCCATGTACGCAGATATATGATCAACCCATAAACCATTTGCAAACATAGTAGAATTCTGGGCAAGATCCCCAATTTCATTTTCACTAGTCAATTCATATCCCAGAGCCAGTTTGACTTGAATTTCACTACCAGAAACTGAAACATCAGCACAGACAAATACTTGATTACTAAGTTGATcatccaaattccaaaaccaacTCTCCAATAACAGATCACTAGTGAAAACTTCAACATATACTTCCATTGTCCAATACAGTAACACACTAAAATTGAAAACAGGAAACATTAACTTTAAACCTTGCAGCACTACATTTCGATTAAAGAACTAAACTTTATGATctataaacaacacaaaaaggGTATGAAGGAAATGAAACCTTTCTTGGCCTGCAGTAGGTTCCGGCCAATAGAAACCTGAGATTCAAAGATACCATCTGCACTTGCACACAAAAACATGAAAAAGTTCAGAGCTTTGATAAATCTAAGCTTATCTGAATTCAATCCAACTAAACATACAGAAACAGTCAGCTCAATTGAGCAATACAATACCTGAAATGAAAGtgggagaagatgaagaagaagcaggGAGACCcaacaaaatgaagaagaagaagagagcagCAAAACAGAAGCTGAAGCTCTGATTCAACACCATGCTTTCTGGGTTCTTGGACAGCACAGAAAGAAACCCAAGACAGAGATCAAGCTTGTCACTTTTTGCCTCTAGCTTGTGTCCTTGACTTTCTTATATTCCTTTTTTCTGGAGAGAAAACCAGAAAATAGATAGAAAAAAGGGTTGGTGCTTTAAATACACAGGCTTAaaatgaaaaaggaagaaatggtGGCAACTATTAGTACCTAACACACCTGAAGGAAGGAGAGTGTCATGCTTAGACTGAAAATGGAGTACAGCAGGACATGGTTAACCGCGTTAATCTTCAATCtattttttgacttttttttaatttgtttttgtttttgtataatGTTGTTTTTGGACTAGCATAAAGCTAGGAAGATCTAAGCCTATTAAGTtaattgtggttttttttttccttccttatCTAAAGTTAATGATGGTTTCTAATTAGTTGTTTTCTGTATTTTGGAATTTCACTGTAGATTGTGAGCTTCGGTGAGGCCTCATCAACCAGATGTCGGATTAGTCTAttaaaattattagaaaaaaaaataataataaattgaaaAGACTGATAATCGGTGTGATTTATATTTCGTCTATTATTCAAGTGATATGAATAAAATTAACATCTATCAAAATTCTCTTGAACTTGATTCTTCTgtaaatttataaacaaaattgaCAGTTAATGAAATTAACATTGTGAACTAGAAATAAATTATCAACATTTTACTTCTGAATGCTCTTCACTTGCCACTCATTTGGAGCAATATCATCGTTCTAGTTCTTTGAATCAAAATGAGAACAGCCTTTAATGTCGATGGCACATAACAGGCTATCTCACATCATTCTG
It encodes:
- the LOC112164882 gene encoding GPI-anchored protein LLG1 produces the protein MVLNQSFSFCFAALFFFFILLGLPASSSSSPTFISDGIFESQVSIGRNLLQAKKGCPVNFEFLNYTIITSQCKGPRYPAEQCCASFKELACPYADVLNDLTNECASIMFSYINLYGNYPPGLFANECHEGKLGLACPALPPSTLADDVNGVHTTTSPSPLLMLTAGFLLLLFRLL